The sequence CGCGCGCACCGCCGCCACGGTCGCCCTCATCGCGTCGGCCGTGCTCATCGGCGTACTCGCCCCGCAGGCCGTCGCCGCCCGGACGGCAGCCCAGCCGGCCCGACCCGTTCAGACGGTCCAGCCGGCCCAGACGGCTCGGACAGCGCAGTTGGCCCTGCCGCTGCCCCTGCCGGTGGCCGCCGTCGAACCGCTGGTGACCGAGGGGGTCGGCATCGAGGGGCCGCTGATCAACAACCTCACTCTGCCCACGCTGAAGTGACCCGGCGCATGCGGTAGCTGTCCCCTTCGAGGCGGACGATCTCCGCGTGGTGCGCCAGCCGGTCGACCATCGCGGGGGCGGCGCCGCCGAAGACCTCCTCCCAGCGGCCGAGCGGACGGTCGGTGGTCACGATCAGCGAGGACCGCTCGTAGCGGTGCGCGACGAGCTGGAAGAAGAGGTGGGCGGTGTCCTGGTCGAGAGGGGTGTAGCCGACCTCGTCGACGATGAGCAGCGGGCGGGCGTCGAGGTCTGCCAGTTCTTCGGTGAGCCGGCCCGCCGACCGGGCCCCCGCCAGCCGCGCGGCCCACTGCGCCGCGGTCGCGAAGAGCACCTGATGCCCCGACTGGCACGCCCGCACGCCGAGACCGACGGCGAGATGCGTCTTGCCGGTGCCGGGCGGGCCGACGAACACCACGTTGCGCCGGGTCGCGACGAAGTCCAGGGTGCCGAGCCGGGCCACGGCCTCCCGGTCGAGCACCCGGGGGTACTCCTCGTCGAAATCCTCCAGCAGCTTCCGGGCGGGGAACCGGGCATCACGGATCCGGGCCTCCGCACCGGGCTCGGTGGAGTCGTACACGTCGCAGGGATCGTGCGGGTCGTACGCGTGGTGCGAGTCGTACGGGTGGTGCGTGTCGTACGAGGAGGAGAGCGCCTGCGCCGGGATCGGTGCGGTGGCCTGTGCGGTGGACGGGCCCGCGACCGGGACGGTGACCCGCGTGGCGGGCGCGGTCTTGATCGCGAACGCGAACTCGGCCGGGACGGACGAGGTGGAGGGAGCGGGGGACGCGGAGGAGGAGGGGTACGCGAACGGGCCGGGAGCCGCGGAGGAGGCGGAGGGGGCGGACAAGCCCGCAGAGGCGGAGGACTCGTAACCTGTCATCGCCTCCATCGCCCTTCCGGGGCCCTCGGCACCGGGCCGTGGACCGGAGACCTGGACATGCCCGAGCCCGAGCCCGAGGCCGTGCCCCTG is a genomic window of Streptomyces sp. NBC_00414 containing:
- the istB gene encoding IS21-like element helper ATPase IstB, with amino-acid sequence MPHHSHAPPPEPQPGTSSPSSQPSATLGYSLFATRWLQAPLYFGLVAAQGVYVYKFFRELWTLIIRSVTGQANETYVMLAVLKLVDVVMIANLLIMVIVGGYETFVSRIGLQGHRDQPEWLSHVNSNVLKVKLATAIVGISSVHLLQMFVDVHHTSHHSLLWGTVIHMAFIASAAILAYMSGPMAAHGERLHKGHGLGHGLGQGHGLGLGLGHVQVSGPRPGAEGPGRAMEAMTGYESSASAGLSAPSASSAAPGPFAYPSSSASPAPSTSSVPAEFAFAIKTAPATRVTVPVAGPSTAQATAPIPAQALSSSYDTHHPYDSHHAYDPHDPCDVYDSTEPGAEARIRDARFPARKLLEDFDEEYPRVLDREAVARLGTLDFVATRRNVVFVGPPGTGKTHLAVGLGVRACQSGHQVLFATAAQWAARLAGARSAGRLTEELADLDARPLLIVDEVGYTPLDQDTAHLFFQLVAHRYERSSLIVTTDRPLGRWEEVFGGAAPAMVDRLAHHAEIVRLEGDSYRMRRVTSAWAE